The Pseudophaeobacter arcticus DSM 23566 genome includes a region encoding these proteins:
- a CDS encoding Crp/Fnr family transcriptional regulator, producing the protein MSKLDENLLRKLPPFSQISSSEISEILALSTKKTWNEGDTIFYQGAEAESFYLLLDGSIRVVRLTPGGDQIVPLHIPAGQLFGIAPALGHQTYPADAVAVVDCLTLCWPSRHWAEFVKHYDGFGSETWRTIGARMTELHERIDEVSTRAVEQRVAAVILRLVRQYGRTVEDGIEITFPITRATISEMTGTTLHTVSRMLSAWEKKGIVASKRKHITVTDPHRMVLIADAD; encoded by the coding sequence GTGTCCAAGCTCGACGAAAACCTACTCCGGAAACTACCGCCCTTTTCGCAGATTTCCTCATCAGAAATCAGCGAGATACTGGCCCTTTCGACCAAGAAGACCTGGAACGAAGGCGACACCATATTTTATCAGGGTGCAGAGGCTGAGAGCTTTTATTTGTTGCTGGATGGTTCAATCCGCGTGGTGCGCCTGACACCGGGGGGCGACCAAATTGTGCCGTTGCACATTCCCGCTGGCCAGCTTTTTGGTATTGCGCCTGCATTGGGCCATCAGACCTATCCTGCTGACGCCGTTGCGGTCGTTGATTGCCTCACGCTGTGTTGGCCTTCGCGACATTGGGCAGAGTTTGTCAAACATTACGATGGTTTTGGATCTGAAACCTGGCGTACGATTGGTGCCCGGATGACGGAGCTACACGAACGTATTGATGAAGTGTCTACCCGAGCCGTGGAACAAAGGGTTGCAGCCGTTATTTTGCGACTGGTCAGGCAATATGGTCGAACCGTCGAGGACGGGATCGAAATCACCTTTCCCATCACCCGTGCCACGATCTCCGAGATGACAGGCACCACGCTTCACACTGTCAGCCGGATGCTGTCTGCCTGGGAGAAAAAGGGCATCGTCGCCAGCAAACGCAAACATATCACGGTGACCGATCCCCACCGGATGGTTTTGATCGCGGATGCGGATTGA
- a CDS encoding FAD:protein FMN transferase: MTLSRRRFLSLASASCLIAPAAQAFQWQGTALGAHARIILDHPNAEQITQRALAEITRLEDIFSLYRVDSEITRLNTQGHLNAPSFELLECLSTARYAHRLTEGRFDPTVQPLWRVLADAYVAGRPADVAAIAAARARIGFDQVIFDSTAVELSAGQQLTLNGIAQGYIADRVALLMRAEGVKDVLIDTGEILAMGAPDGHAAWPVTIVGEAQARALTGRALATSAPYGTILDAAGEIGHILDPRSGSALETDIRQVSVSAQSAALADAVSTGLCSARDGDEARRLLRNVNGVFLESVQTAADAA; this comes from the coding sequence ATGACCCTTTCCCGCCGTCGTTTTCTTTCGCTGGCTTCCGCCTCTTGCCTGATCGCCCCTGCGGCGCAGGCGTTCCAATGGCAGGGGACCGCATTGGGGGCTCATGCACGGATCATCCTTGATCATCCAAACGCCGAGCAGATTACCCAGCGGGCGCTGGCGGAAATCACCCGGCTGGAGGATATCTTTAGCCTCTATCGCGTTGACTCCGAAATAACCCGGCTAAACACGCAGGGTCATCTGAATGCCCCATCGTTTGAGCTGTTGGAATGCCTGTCCACCGCCCGCTACGCCCATCGCCTGACCGAGGGCCGGTTTGACCCGACCGTACAGCCACTTTGGCGCGTTCTGGCGGATGCCTATGTTGCAGGCCGCCCGGCGGATGTTGCCGCAATAGCCGCCGCGCGGGCACGGATCGGGTTTGACCAAGTGATCTTTGACAGCACGGCTGTTGAGCTGTCTGCGGGTCAGCAACTCACCCTGAATGGTATCGCCCAAGGCTATATTGCTGACCGTGTGGCGCTATTGATGCGCGCCGAAGGGGTCAAAGATGTGTTGATTGACACCGGCGAGATCCTTGCGATGGGTGCCCCGGACGGGCACGCCGCCTGGCCAGTCACGATTGTCGGCGAAGCACAGGCGCGCGCCCTGACCGGGCGGGCCCTGGCCACCTCTGCGCCCTATGGCACCATTCTGGATGCCGCGGGCGAGATCGGCCATATCCTTGATCCGCGCAGCGGGTCGGCGCTGGAAACCGACATCCGGCAGGTCTCTGTCAGCGCCCAAAGCGCGGCGCTTGCGGATGCTGTTTCAACGGGGCTTTGCTCGGCCCGTGACGGCGATGAGGCGCGGCGTTTGTTGCGCAATGTGAATGGCGTATTTCTTGAAAGCGTGCAGACAGCAGCTGACGCAGCATGA
- a CDS encoding NnrS family protein, giving the protein MSRTNYNGPAALSAGFRPFFLAAVLFAAAVIPVWWMVWQGQWTLVSSFPPMDWHIHEMIFGYGAAVIAGFLFTAVPNWSGRMPIQGWPLLCLSVIWLIGRIALAGLLPLGPIGVAFADCAFLLAIAVIVAREIVAGQNWRNLKVVLPVGLLCAANITYHIEVILAGEADIGRRFGLALVLFLITLIGGRIIPSFTRNWLVKQGETRFPVPFGRFDAVVVAFGAAALLIWVARPEAAVTGGVLILSGVMHFARLSRWRAVATWRSPLLLMLHVAYGILAAGLMMTGASAIGWIATAAGMHMLGIGAIGGMTVAVMIRATLGHTGRALVAGPAFTLVFALICGAAIMRSALPEVFFAGRSGIEISAILWTLGFAILAIRLVPWLALPSAKRKAPSQPNSA; this is encoded by the coding sequence ATGAGCCGCACAAACTATAATGGCCCCGCAGCCCTAAGCGCAGGGTTTCGCCCGTTCTTCCTGGCTGCCGTACTGTTTGCTGCTGCAGTCATACCGGTCTGGTGGATGGTCTGGCAGGGCCAATGGACGCTGGTCAGCTCCTTTCCGCCCATGGACTGGCACATACACGAGATGATCTTTGGCTATGGCGCAGCAGTGATTGCGGGGTTTCTGTTCACAGCGGTCCCCAACTGGAGCGGGCGAATGCCGATCCAGGGCTGGCCTTTGCTTTGCCTCTCGGTCATTTGGCTGATTGGTCGGATCGCTCTTGCCGGACTGCTGCCACTGGGGCCCATTGGGGTGGCCTTTGCGGATTGCGCATTTCTGCTGGCTATTGCCGTAATCGTCGCGCGCGAGATTGTGGCCGGGCAAAACTGGCGCAATCTGAAGGTTGTGCTTCCGGTGGGCCTGCTGTGTGCTGCGAATATCACCTACCACATCGAGGTTATATTGGCCGGCGAGGCGGACATCGGGCGCAGGTTTGGTCTGGCGCTGGTCCTGTTCTTGATCACACTTATTGGCGGGCGGATCATTCCCAGCTTTACCCGCAACTGGCTGGTCAAACAGGGGGAAACCCGGTTTCCGGTGCCCTTTGGGCGGTTTGACGCCGTGGTTGTGGCCTTTGGGGCGGCGGCTTTGCTGATATGGGTTGCGCGGCCAGAGGCGGCGGTCACCGGAGGGGTATTGATCCTGAGCGGCGTGATGCATTTCGCCCGGCTGTCCCGTTGGCGGGCAGTGGCGACCTGGCGTTCGCCGCTTTTGCTTATGCTTCATGTTGCCTATGGGATCCTGGCTGCTGGGCTGATGATGACCGGGGCGTCGGCGATCGGTTGGATTGCCACAGCGGCAGGGATGCACATGTTGGGGATTGGTGCGATCGGTGGCATGACCGTTGCGGTGATGATACGTGCGACGCTGGGGCATACTGGACGCGCGTTGGTCGCGGGACCTGCTTTTACGCTGGTTTTTGCCTTGATTTGCGGAGCGGCTATCATGCGGTCGGCCCTGCCGGAGGTCTTTTTTGCAGGCCGTAGTGGTATCGAAATTTCGGCAATACTTTGGACTTTGGGTTTTGCCATTCTGGCCATACGTCTGGTGCCGTGGCTGGCCTTGCCTTCGGCTAAACGCAAGGCGCCTTCGCAGCCCAATTCGGCCTGA
- a CDS encoding nitrous oxide reductase accessory protein NosL, which translates to MKPGILITLAALLLSACKEDETALPLPIEMTAEAVGYYCQMDLLNHEGPKGQIHLAGMAAPIFLSQVRDTIAYLHMPEQSHAVQATYVQDMANAESWAKPGSWIAANKALYVVGSDQMGGMGAPEFVPFSDATAAANFIANHGGALLRFDEIKPQDVLSGAAPELAAADQSDIANRLRALAPADRTN; encoded by the coding sequence ATGAAACCAGGTATCCTCATCACCCTTGCGGCGCTATTGCTCTCGGCTTGCAAAGAAGACGAGACCGCGCTGCCGCTGCCCATTGAGATGACAGCCGAGGCCGTTGGCTATTATTGTCAGATGGACCTGCTGAACCATGAGGGCCCCAAGGGGCAAATCCACCTTGCAGGGATGGCCGCCCCGATCTTTCTGTCACAGGTGCGGGACACAATTGCCTATCTTCACATGCCCGAACAGAGCCACGCGGTGCAGGCAACCTATGTTCAGGATATGGCAAATGCTGAAAGCTGGGCAAAACCCGGCTCATGGATCGCCGCCAACAAAGCCCTTTATGTGGTGGGCTCCGACCAGATGGGCGGCATGGGCGCCCCCGAATTTGTACCCTTTTCCGATGCGACTGCAGCGGCAAACTTTATCGCCAATCATGGCGGCGCTTTGCTGCGATTTGACGAAATCAAACCACAGGATGTGCTGAGTGGCGCAGCCCCCGAACTGGCAGCCGCTGATCAATCCGACATCGCCAACCGATTGCGCGCATTGGCGCCCGCAGACAGGACCAACTGA
- a CDS encoding DUF1858 domain-containing protein → MCERDINNPDLTLEDMFRYWPDTATVFFNYKMRCVGCPIVAFHTIADACAAYDFDLDAFGAKLRQVAAGSAPELNPHPRSKPSGGDRSP, encoded by the coding sequence GTGTGTGAGCGGGATATCAATAACCCGGATTTAACTCTCGAAGACATGTTCCGCTACTGGCCGGACACAGCAACTGTGTTTTTTAACTACAAGATGCGCTGTGTTGGCTGCCCGATTGTAGCCTTTCACACGATTGCGGATGCCTGCGCGGCCTACGACTTTGATCTTGACGCTTTTGGCGCCAAGCTGCGCCAGGTGGCTGCCGGGTCCGCCCCTGAGCTCAATCCGCATCCGCGATCAAAACCATCCGGTGGGGATCGGTCACCGTGA
- a CDS encoding ABC transporter permease — MLLRVLSTFHIEFAIALRNRWLSIAIVMMVLFSLVLAIAGSAPTGGLGADRLSVTVASLTSLSVYLVPLMALIISFDAIAGEIERGTLPLYLAYPVSRGELLGGKLAAQLVLITIAVCLGYGAAAIVAFWFSGWGAMDGMPALLRLIWTSVLLGAVFLSLGQMISGLSRRPSAAAGLAIGLWLVAVVLYDLGLLAAIVADDGGAFTTEVFPWLLVANPADALRIYNLAASDAVGAASGLAGAAQSIALWKPLASLLVWVVLAAALARIAFGRVKP; from the coding sequence ATGCTGTTGCGTGTTCTGTCCACATTCCACATCGAATTTGCCATTGCCCTGCGCAATCGCTGGCTGAGCATCGCGATTGTCATGATGGTGCTGTTTTCGCTGGTTCTGGCCATTGCCGGATCGGCCCCCACCGGTGGACTGGGGGCGGACCGCCTGTCGGTCACCGTTGCCAGCCTGACCTCATTATCGGTCTATCTGGTGCCGCTGATGGCGCTGATCATCTCTTTTGATGCCATTGCCGGCGAAATTGAGCGCGGCACCCTGCCGCTGTACCTCGCCTACCCTGTCAGCCGGGGCGAATTGCTGGGCGGCAAACTGGCCGCGCAATTGGTGCTGATTACAATTGCCGTCTGCCTTGGCTACGGCGCGGCGGCCATTGTCGCCTTTTGGTTCAGCGGCTGGGGCGCGATGGATGGCATGCCGGCCTTGCTGCGCCTGATCTGGACCTCGGTTTTGCTGGGCGCCGTGTTTTTATCGCTGGGCCAGATGATTTCCGGCCTGTCACGCCGCCCCTCTGCGGCGGCGGGGCTGGCCATCGGACTGTGGCTGGTGGCTGTGGTTCTCTATGATCTGGGTCTGTTGGCGGCCATTGTCGCCGATGATGGCGGGGCATTCACCACAGAGGTATTCCCATGGTTGCTGGTCGCCAACCCCGCCGATGCGCTGCGGATTTACAACCTGGCCGCATCCGACGCGGTTGGCGCCGCCTCTGGTCTGGCCGGGGCAGCACAGTCCATCGCCCTGTGGAAGCCGCTGGCATCGTTGCTTGTCTGGGTGGTTCTGGCCGCCGCGCTGGCACGGATTGCATTTGGAAGGGTCAAACCATGA
- a CDS encoding ABC transporter ATP-binding protein, with amino-acid sequence MLHISNLTKRYASQTALDRVDLSIAPGERVALLGHNGAGKSTLMKMVLGLLTPSDGGITVAGQAPGSRIARDVTAYLPENIAFHPALTGREQIRHFLRYRGRPVAEADALLAKVGLGDAARRRIGTYSKGMRQRVGLAQALIGSPALMVLDEPTSGLDPVSRREFYTLLDELAAHGTAILMSSHALSEVEVRTDRIAILSKGQKVADGSLSSLRSDAALPLTVQLRPRQGCTAQVFAAFPEAKQVGDSLTMTCAQADKLGILTRITAVRDTLQDFDFLPPSLDDIYVQISRSAA; translated from the coding sequence ATGCTACACATTTCCAACCTGACTAAGCGCTACGCCAGTCAAACCGCATTGGACCGCGTGGACCTATCCATTGCACCCGGCGAACGGGTTGCGCTGCTGGGCCACAACGGCGCGGGCAAATCTACCTTGATGAAAATGGTGCTGGGCCTGCTCACGCCATCGGATGGTGGCATCACCGTTGCCGGACAGGCGCCGGGGTCACGTATCGCGCGCGATGTGACGGCCTATTTGCCCGAAAACATCGCCTTTCATCCCGCACTGACCGGCCGCGAACAAATCCGCCATTTCCTGCGCTACCGGGGCCGTCCGGTAGCCGAGGCCGACGCACTGTTGGCCAAAGTGGGGCTCGGCGATGCCGCGCGGCGCCGGATAGGGACATATTCCAAAGGCATGCGCCAGCGTGTTGGCCTGGCGCAGGCCCTGATCGGCAGCCCCGCCCTGATGGTTCTGGACGAGCCCACATCCGGGCTGGACCCGGTGTCGCGCCGCGAGTTTTATACCCTGCTGGATGAGTTGGCAGCACATGGCACCGCCATCCTGATGTCCTCACACGCGCTGTCCGAAGTCGAGGTGCGCACGGATCGCATCGCCATTCTCTCCAAGGGCCAAAAGGTTGCTGACGGCTCCCTGAGCAGCCTGCGCAGCGACGCGGCTCTGCCTTTGACGGTACAGTTGCGCCCCCGGCAGGGATGCACAGCCCAGGTCTTCGCCGCGTTTCCAGAGGCAAAACAGGTGGGCGACAGTCTGACAATGACCTGCGCGCAGGCCGACAAGCTGGGCATTCTGACCCGGATCACGGCAGTGCGCGATACGCTCCAGGATTTTGATTTCCTGCCCCCCAGCCTTGACGATATCTATGTTCAAATCAGCAGGAGCGCTGCGTGA